Proteins found in one Lutimonas zeaxanthinifaciens genomic segment:
- a CDS encoding HesB/IscA family protein, producing the protein MIQVSEKAKLKAIELMKEDGFDASKDFIRVGVKSGGCSGLSYELSFDNEEKENDKVFENNDIKIVVDKKSFLYLVGTELDYSGGLNGTGFVFKNPNANRTCGCGESFSL; encoded by the coding sequence ATGATACAAGTATCTGAAAAAGCAAAACTGAAAGCGATTGAGCTGATGAAAGAAGATGGTTTTGATGCTTCCAAAGACTTTATACGTGTCGGTGTTAAAAGTGGCGGTTGTTCCGGATTATCCTATGAACTGAGTTTTGACAATGAAGAAAAGGAAAATGATAAGGTTTTTGAAAATAATGACATCAAGATCGTAGTTGACAAGAAAAGTTTTTTATATCTGGTTGGCACTGAACTTGATTATTCCGGAGGTCTGAACGGAACTGGTTTTGTTTTTAAAAACCCCAACGCCAACAGGACTTGTGGCTGTGGTGAAAGCTTCTCTCTATAA
- the sufB gene encoding Fe-S cluster assembly protein SufB, which yields MSKYTEDDLKKELETKEYEYGFYTDIESETFPKGLNEDIIRAISKKKNEPEWMTDWRLEAFGIWQKMTEPEWANVRYEKPDFQGISYYSAPKPKKELESLDQVDPELLKTFNKLGISIDEQKRLTGVAMDIVVDSVSVATTFKETLAEKGIIFCPISEAIQEHPELVKKYIGSVVPKTDNFYAALNSAVFTDGSFCYIPKGVQCPMELSTYFRINEGGTGQFERTLVIADKGSYVSYLEGCTAPARDENQLHAAVVELIALDDAEIKYSTVQNWFPGDHDGKGGVFNFVTKRGICHTNSKISWTQVETGSAVTWKYPSCVLKGDNSVGEFYSIAVTNNFQQADTGTKMVHLGKNTKSTIISKGISAGQSQNSYRGLVQVGSRAENARNFSQCDSLLMGNECGAHTFPYIEAKNKSAQIEHEATTSKIGEDQLFYCNQRGIDTEKAIALIVNGFSKEVLNKLPMEFAVEAQKLLEISLEGSVG from the coding sequence ATGAGCAAGTACACCGAGGACGATCTTAAAAAAGAACTCGAAACAAAAGAATACGAGTATGGCTTCTATACAGACATAGAATCTGAAACCTTTCCAAAAGGGTTGAACGAAGATATAATCCGGGCAATCTCCAAGAAAAAAAATGAGCCTGAATGGATGACGGACTGGAGGCTTGAAGCCTTTGGAATATGGCAGAAAATGACAGAACCGGAATGGGCGAATGTGAGATATGAAAAGCCTGATTTTCAAGGTATAAGCTACTATTCAGCTCCAAAACCCAAAAAAGAACTGGAAAGTCTGGACCAGGTAGATCCTGAACTGTTAAAAACCTTCAATAAACTGGGAATTTCTATTGATGAACAAAAAAGGTTAACTGGAGTTGCTATGGATATTGTGGTAGACTCGGTTTCAGTGGCAACCACATTTAAAGAAACCCTTGCAGAAAAGGGTATTATATTTTGTCCCATTTCAGAAGCCATTCAAGAGCATCCGGAACTGGTCAAAAAATATATTGGGAGTGTCGTACCTAAAACGGATAATTTTTATGCGGCTTTAAATTCTGCTGTATTTACGGATGGTTCCTTCTGCTATATACCAAAAGGAGTTCAGTGTCCTATGGAATTATCTACCTATTTCCGAATCAATGAAGGCGGAACAGGACAATTTGAACGAACCCTTGTTATTGCGGATAAAGGAAGCTATGTAAGTTATCTTGAAGGTTGTACAGCTCCCGCTAGAGATGAAAATCAATTGCACGCAGCCGTGGTTGAGCTTATCGCTTTAGATGATGCAGAAATCAAATATTCAACTGTTCAAAACTGGTTTCCTGGGGATCATGATGGAAAAGGTGGTGTTTTCAATTTTGTTACAAAAAGAGGAATTTGCCATACCAATTCAAAAATTAGCTGGACCCAGGTAGAAACAGGTAGTGCGGTCACATGGAAATATCCAAGTTGTGTGCTAAAGGGTGATAATTCGGTTGGAGAGTTTTATTCGATTGCCGTTACTAATAATTTTCAACAGGCAGATACAGGAACCAAAATGGTTCACCTTGGAAAGAATACGAAAAGTACAATTATTTCAAAGGGAATTTCTGCAGGGCAGTCTCAAAATTCCTACAGAGGTTTGGTGCAGGTAGGTTCCAGAGCCGAAAATGCACGGAACTTCTCTCAGTGTGACTCGCTATTGATGGGTAACGAATGCGGGGCGCATACCTTCCCTTATATCGAAGCAAAAAATAAATCCGCTCAAATAGAACATGAGGCCACCACCAGTAAAATTGGTGAGGATCAGCTTTTCTATTGCAACCAAAGAGGAATCGATACCGAAAAGGCTATCGCTTTGATTGTTAATGGATTTAGTAAGGAAGTGTTGAATAAGCTTCCCATGGAATTTGCTGTTGAAGCTCAAAAATTACTGGAGATTTCCCTTGAGGGATCCGTCGGTTAA
- the sufC gene encoding Fe-S cluster assembly ATPase SufC: protein MLKIKNLHAGIEDKEILRGIDLDVKPGEVHAIMGPNGSGKSTLSSVIAGNETYEVMDGDIEFQDESILELAPDERAHKGIFMSFQYPVEIPGVTTTNFIKTAINAKRKANGQEDLPARDMLKLIREKSELLEMDRKFLSRSLNEGFSGGEKKRNEIFQMAMLEPNLAILDETDSGLDIDALKVVANGVNKLKNENNAVIVITHYQRLLDYIVPDFVHVLHDGKIVKSGGKELAHELEDKGYDWLK from the coding sequence ATGTTAAAGATAAAAAACCTACACGCAGGAATCGAGGATAAAGAAATTTTGAGAGGTATCGACCTTGATGTGAAACCGGGTGAAGTTCATGCCATTATGGGGCCAAACGGTTCGGGAAAAAGTACACTTTCTTCCGTAATTGCAGGAAATGAAACTTATGAAGTAATGGATGGAGATATCGAATTTCAGGATGAAAGTATTCTTGAATTAGCTCCTGATGAAAGAGCCCACAAGGGAATCTTTATGTCATTTCAATATCCTGTAGAAATCCCTGGGGTAACAACTACCAACTTCATCAAAACTGCGATCAATGCCAAACGAAAAGCCAACGGCCAGGAAGATCTGCCTGCAAGAGATATGCTTAAATTGATCAGAGAAAAGTCAGAATTGCTGGAAATGGACAGAAAATTTCTTTCGAGATCTTTAAACGAAGGGTTTTCGGGTGGAGAAAAAAAGAGAAATGAAATCTTTCAAATGGCAATGCTTGAACCAAATCTTGCTATCCTTGACGAGACGGATTCAGGCCTTGACATCGATGCCTTAAAAGTTGTGGCCAACGGGGTAAACAAATTAAAGAATGAAAATAATGCTGTTATCGTGATTACGCATTACCAAAGATTACTGGATTATATCGTTCCGGATTTTGTTCATGTACTTCATGATGGAAAGATCGTTAAGTCGGGTGGAAAAGAGTTGGCTCATGAGCTTGAGGACAAGGGTTATGACTGGTTGAAATAA
- the sufD gene encoding Fe-S cluster assembly protein SufD → MDLKEKLVASFMAFENRGNVDLDSKVHEIRSAAIERFEKAGFPDRKNEEWKYTSLKALLKNDYSVFPKAESALELKDVKQYFLHEIESYKIVFIDGVYSSFLSDTTHEIADICILSSALKQPKYKMVVDHYFGTVASKSDSLTSLNTAFSKEGAFINIPKNTVLPKPIQILHFSTGNEKEIMLQPRNLVVVGENSHVQIYERHQSLSNNSVLTNAVTEIFAHKRAIADIYKIQNDHSAASLIDNTYVQQKDSSIVSVNTYSFGGKLTRNNLEFHQEGEHITSNLNGISVLGNKQHVDNHTLVHHKQENCESHELYKGIYDDRATGVFNGKVIVDKLAQKTNAYQQNDNILIGDKASINAKPQLEIFADDVKCSHGCTIGQLDEKALFYLQSRGIPKKEAKALMLFAFCNDVVEKIKIAGLKTRINKLIAKKLDVNLGMDM, encoded by the coding sequence ATGGATTTAAAAGAAAAATTAGTAGCCTCATTTATGGCTTTTGAGAATCGGGGAAATGTTGACCTTGACTCAAAGGTGCATGAAATCAGATCAGCAGCAATTGAAAGGTTTGAAAAGGCTGGATTTCCTGACAGAAAAAACGAAGAATGGAAATACACGTCCTTGAAAGCTTTGCTTAAAAATGATTACTCTGTTTTTCCAAAAGCTGAAAGCGCTCTGGAGCTCAAAGATGTCAAACAATACTTTTTACATGAGATCGAATCGTATAAAATTGTATTTATTGATGGGGTTTACAGCTCCTTTTTATCAGATACTACCCATGAAATTGCCGATATCTGTATTTTATCATCAGCTTTGAAACAACCAAAGTACAAAATGGTGGTGGATCATTATTTTGGAACTGTGGCGTCAAAAAGTGATAGCCTTACATCCCTGAACACTGCATTTTCTAAGGAGGGAGCCTTCATCAATATTCCAAAGAACACAGTACTGCCAAAACCGATTCAAATTCTTCATTTTTCAACAGGGAATGAAAAAGAAATCATGTTGCAGCCTCGAAATTTAGTGGTTGTCGGGGAAAATTCACATGTTCAGATCTACGAAAGACATCAAAGCCTTAGTAACAACAGTGTCCTGACAAATGCGGTGACAGAGATTTTTGCACATAAAAGGGCTATTGCCGATATATACAAGATCCAAAACGACCACAGTGCTGCTTCACTAATTGATAATACTTATGTTCAGCAAAAAGACAGCAGTATTGTTTCGGTCAACACCTATTCTTTTGGAGGTAAGCTGACGAGAAATAATCTTGAATTTCATCAGGAGGGAGAACATATCACTTCAAATTTGAATGGAATTTCAGTTTTGGGCAACAAGCAACATGTAGACAACCATACCCTCGTTCATCACAAGCAGGAAAACTGTGAGAGCCATGAGTTATATAAAGGAATTTATGATGATCGTGCTACCGGAGTATTCAACGGAAAGGTTATTGTTGACAAACTGGCCCAGAAAACAAATGCCTATCAGCAAAATGACAATATCTTGATTGGGGATAAAGCAAGTATAAATGCCAAACCTCAACTGGAAATATTTGCAGATGATGTGAAATGCTCGCATGGGTGCACTATCGGTCAACTTGATGAAAAGGCTTTATTTTACCTTCAATCCAGAGGTATTCCGAAAAAAGAGGCAAAAGCCCTCATGCTTTTCGCATTCTGTAATGATGTTGTTGAAAAAATTAAAATTGCCGGCCTTAAGACGCGGATAAACAAATTAATTGCCAAAAAACTGGATGTCAATTTAGGAATGGATATGTAG
- a CDS encoding cupin-like domain-containing protein: MELNLLPIKRVKTISKNEFVQNYLKPQIPVVIENLIDDWPANSKWNFDYIKEKVGQKTVPLYDDRPVDYKDGFNEPHATMKMEEYIDLLQKEPTRYRIFLYNVLKEVPGLQNDFYFPKIGLRLLKSLPMLFFGGEDSYTFMHYDIDLANILHFHFQGKKECILFPYAEKKHLYKVPHSLITHESIDFSNPDFKKWPALKNARGYKTELDHGQTLYMPEGYWHYMRYITPGFSMSMRGLARNPKHLSQAFYNVFIMRNLDNIMRRLQGQKWIDNKNERAIKETNARL; encoded by the coding sequence ATGGAATTGAACCTTCTCCCGATAAAAAGAGTTAAAACCATTTCAAAAAATGAGTTTGTACAGAATTATCTGAAGCCTCAGATTCCGGTTGTTATTGAAAACCTCATTGATGACTGGCCCGCCAATTCAAAATGGAATTTTGATTATATCAAAGAAAAAGTAGGGCAAAAAACAGTTCCCTTGTATGATGACAGGCCGGTAGATTACAAGGATGGCTTTAATGAGCCTCATGCGACAATGAAGATGGAGGAGTACATAGATCTGTTGCAAAAGGAACCTACCCGTTACCGTATTTTTTTATACAATGTGCTCAAAGAAGTACCAGGATTACAAAACGATTTTTATTTCCCTAAAATCGGATTACGTCTTCTCAAGTCATTGCCTATGCTTTTTTTTGGGGGAGAAGACTCTTATACCTTTATGCATTACGATATTGATCTGGCAAACATTCTTCATTTTCATTTTCAGGGTAAGAAAGAATGCATTTTGTTTCCTTATGCGGAAAAGAAGCATTTATATAAGGTTCCTCACTCCTTAATAACTCATGAATCAATAGACTTTTCGAATCCTGACTTTAAAAAATGGCCGGCGCTGAAAAATGCCAGGGGATACAAAACTGAACTGGATCACGGGCAAACCCTTTACATGCCTGAGGGATACTGGCATTATATGCGATATATCACCCCTGGTTTTTCAATGAGTATGCGGGGACTCGCCAGAAATCCCAAACATCTGTCTCAGGCGTTTTATAATGTGTTCATTATGAGGAATCTTGACAATATTATGCGCCGACTTCAAGGCCAAAAGTGGATCGATAACAAAAATGAGAGGGCAATTAAAGAAACCAATGCGAGACTCTGA
- a CDS encoding serine hydrolase domain-containing protein, with protein MKKWLKYLLVLIWIVILYFGVTYYPALNIVTGYASKNMASGLFLANRDQLSMSDEDNGFFPINLASYQIDENEKSVTASLFGLMNRKAVYKEGLGAILINDSYDSSKDFPKPNRYFTNSSLPFPYGELKQSDTVFPEVDYEKLDSAVKYAFDNGEDDLKQTRAVLVIYKDKILNETYTEGFDKNTLMHGWSMTKSITSTMYGVLQNQGKIDIHSLAGIRDWASDERSKITINNLLQMNSGLSWDEEYFNISDVTKMLYLESDMGSSQIRNELVGKPDSLWNYSSGTTNILSGPLLKRQFKSHQEYLDFWYKDLIDRIGMHSMVIETDLSGSFIGSSYAWATTRDWAKFGLLYLHEGNWNGDQVLDSSWVKYAATPTNTSNGRYGAQFWLNAGGHHPDVPLDMYSCNGFKGQYVFIVPSKQLVVVRLGLVSDPKFDVNTFLSGITGSIN; from the coding sequence ATGAAAAAATGGTTAAAATACCTTCTTGTATTGATCTGGATAGTGATACTTTATTTTGGAGTCACTTACTACCCGGCTCTCAATATTGTTACAGGTTACGCCAGTAAGAATATGGCGTCAGGTTTGTTTCTTGCCAACAGGGATCAATTGAGTATGTCAGATGAGGACAATGGCTTTTTCCCAATAAATCTGGCCAGTTACCAGATTGATGAAAACGAAAAGTCGGTTACAGCATCACTTTTTGGATTGATGAATAGAAAAGCTGTTTATAAAGAAGGTCTGGGTGCTATTTTAATTAATGACAGTTATGATTCAAGTAAAGACTTCCCAAAGCCCAACAGGTATTTTACAAATAGTTCCCTGCCCTTTCCCTATGGAGAATTGAAGCAGAGCGATACAGTATTCCCGGAAGTTGATTATGAAAAGCTCGATTCGGCCGTAAAATATGCCTTTGACAATGGAGAAGATGATCTCAAGCAAACAAGAGCGGTGCTGGTGATCTACAAGGACAAAATTCTTAATGAAACGTACACCGAAGGCTTTGATAAAAATACATTGATGCATGGATGGTCTATGACCAAAAGCATTACAAGCACAATGTATGGGGTGCTTCAAAATCAAGGCAAAATAGATATTCATTCTCTGGCAGGTATCAGGGACTGGGCATCGGATGAAAGAAGTAAAATTACCATTAACAATCTTCTTCAGATGAACAGCGGGCTCTCATGGGACGAAGAATATTTTAATATTTCTGATGTGACAAAAATGTTGTATCTGGAGAGTGATATGGGATCCTCTCAAATCAGAAATGAACTTGTAGGTAAACCCGACAGTCTTTGGAATTATTCATCAGGAACTACGAACATCTTGTCTGGTCCACTTTTAAAAAGACAATTCAAGAGTCATCAGGAATATCTGGATTTTTGGTATAAAGATCTCATTGACAGGATAGGGATGCATTCCATGGTCATAGAGACGGATCTTTCGGGTAGTTTTATAGGATCTTCTTATGCGTGGGCAACCACCAGGGACTGGGCGAAATTCGGTTTGTTGTATTTGCATGAAGGAAACTGGAATGGGGACCAGGTTTTGGATAGTTCCTGGGTAAAATATGCTGCAACACCCACAAATACCTCAAATGGCAGATACGGAGCTCAATTCTGGCTCAATGCCGGAGGACATCATCCCGATGTCCCCTTAGACATGTATTCGTGCAACGGGTTTAAAGGACAATATGTTTTCATTGTCCCAAGCAAGCAATTAGTTGTGGTCAGGCTGGGATTGGTATCCGATCCTAAATTTGATGTTAATACGTTTTTAAGTGGAATTACAGGCAGTATAAATTAG